The genomic window CGAGCAGCGTGCGGTGGGTCTGCCGCTCCAGGCTCTCCCGGTCGCGCACCAGCAGCCGGTTGAGCGCGAGCGTCGCCGCACCGCGCTCCAGCAGCATGGTGCAGGGGTGCGCCTCCTGGTCGGGCAGCGCGCCCGGCTCCTCGACCAGCACCAGCCGGCCCCAGTCCTCGCCCCGGGCGCCCACCGCCGTCACCAGCCAGCCGCTGCGCGGGTCGTGGCCGGTGCGACCGGCCGGCCGCACCGCGCGGGAGCGGCGTTCCCAGCGGTCCAGCAGCTCGTCCTCGGTCCGCCCGGCCGGATCGTGCGCCAGCACCTGGTGGCTCAGGTTCTCCAGCACCACCGGCGCCCCCGCCATCCGGGCGATCTGGCGCAGCACCTCGGCCGGTTCGGCCCCCTCCACCGCCAGCTCGTTGAAGACCTGGTGCACCGCCTCGGAGGCGCGCAACTGCTCCAACTGCGCGTTCACCACCAGCGCGTGCACCGCCTCGGTCACCGCCACGAAGCGCAGCTCCCGGCGCAGCACGATCAGCGGCAGACCGCGTTGCTCGGCGGCGTGCACCAGGGCGCGCGGCAGGGTGTCGAAGTAGCGGCGGCCGAACTCCACCACCAGCCCGGCCACACCGATCTCGACCAGTTCCCGGACGTAGCGGGCCAGCCCCTCGCGGTCCTCGGGCAGCGCGATGCCGGTGGTCAGGACCAGCTCGCCGCCCTGCAGCATGCCGGCCACGTCCGGCAGCTCGCTGACGTGCACCCAGCGCACCGGCCGCTCCAGCCGGTCGGCCCCGGCCACCACCTGCGGCAGGCCGCGGCGCATCACGTCCAGATCGAGCACACGGGCGACGGTGGGCAGCACGGTGGACCTCCTGGCTGGGCGTGGCGGCGGCGGGGGAACTGGCGAGGGGAGCAAGGTGTCAGGTGAATCATGCAGCCCCGTGACGACCTGTTGCCGCCAACCGGCCCTGGCACTGTGTAAGCCCCTTGGCGGCTCGGCTGTCGGAGTGAGCCTTGCCCGGCCTCCCGGCCGAGGGGCATCGTCGGCGGACCGGAGCCGATGGAATGGACCTATGGAGGAGAGCCGACACATGGACCTGAGCGACTTCGCGGACGGTGCCCAGTACATCGACGGCAAGCTGAGCGCGGGCACCGGCGAGGAGCCGTTCGAGGTGGTCAACCCCGCCGACGGCAGCACGGTCGCGCAGGTGCGGCTCGCCTCGGTCGCCGACGTCGACACCGCCGTGGCCGCCGCCACCGCCGCCCTGCCCGACTGGTCACGGGCCACGCCCGGTGCCCGGTCCGAGGTGCTGCTGCGCCTCAGCACCCTGCTGGCCGAGCAGGCCGAGGAGTTCGCCCACGTCGAGACCGCCCAGACCGGCAAGCCGATCAAGCTCAGCAGCGAGTTCGACGTCCCGGGGACCATCGACAACACGGCCTTCTTCGCCGGCGCCGCCCGCAACCTGGAGGGCAGGGCCGCCGGCGAGTACTCCGGCGACCACACCTCCTACGTGCGGCGCGAGGCGATCGGCGTGGTCGGCTCGATCGCACCGTGGAACTACCCGCTGCAGATGGCGGCCTGGAAGATCCTGCCGGCCATCGCGGCGGGCAACACCGTGGTGCTCAAGCCCGCCGAGCTCACCCCGCTCACCGCGCTGATGTTCGCCCGCGCCGCCACCGCGGCCGGGCTGCCCGACGGTGTGGTCAACGTTGTCACCGGCGCGGGCCGCGACGTCGGCGAGCGGCTGGCCGGGCACCCGGACGTGGCGATGGTCTCCTTCACCGGCTCCACCCCGGTCGGCAGGCGAGTGGCCGAACTGGCCGCCGCCACCGCCAAGCGGACCCACCTCGAACTGGGCGGCAAGGCGCCGTTCGTGGTCTTCGCGGACGCCGACCTGGAGGCCGCCGTGCACGGGGCGGTGGCCGGCGCGCTGATCAACAGCGGCCAGGACTGCACCGCCGCGACCCGCGCCTATGTCCAACGCCCGCTCTACGACGCCTTCGTGGCCGGTGTCGCCGAGCTGTTCGCCGCCGTCCGGCTGGGCGATCCGCGCGATCCGCGCACCGACCTCGGCCCGCTGGTCTCCTACACCCATCGCGACCGGGTGGCCGCATTCGTCGAACGGGCACGCGGCTACGGCGCCACCGTCGTCACCGGCGGCGCTGCGCCGGACACCGGCCACGACGGCACCGACCTGACCCGGGGCGCCTACTACCGGCCGACCCTGATCACCGGCGCCGCCCAGGAGAGCGAGGTGGTGCAGGGCGAGATCTTCGGACCGGTGCTGGTGGTGCTCCCGTTCGACACCGACGACGAGGCGCTGCGGCTGGCCAACGACACGCCGTACGGGCTGGCCGCCTCCGCCTGGACCCGGGACGTGCACCGCGCACTGCGGGCCACCCGGGAGATCGCGGCGGGCTGCGTCTGGGTCAACGACCACATCCCGATCATCAGTGAGATGCCGCACGGCGGGTACAAGGCATCCGGCTACGGCAAGGACATGTCGCAGTACTCGCTGGACGAGTACACCCAGGTCAAGCACGTCATGTTCGACACCACGGCGGTGGCCAGGAAGGACTGGCACCGGACCGTCTTCGGCGACCGGGACTGAGCCGACTCCGGGTGCGTCGGGCCAACCGGTGTAAGAGTCCGACCCCGGACCCGTCTCTCCTCGCAGAACGTCGGCCGCCCAGGGCCGCCGTGCGAACCGAGCAGAGGACGGGCCATGGAGACCAATGGACCCATCGCCGCCGCCGTGACCTGGCTGGCCGCCGCCGCACCCGACCCCGAGGCATGCCGGCGGGAGTGGGAGCAGAGCGCGGCCGGCCTCGCGCTGCTCCCGGCCGGCCGCCGCTGGGACGTGCTCTCGGCTCCCGGGACACTCGGCCGCCCGGCACTGCGCCTGCTCGGCGGAGCACCCCCGGTCGGTGGCCGGGGGAGGGCCGTCCGCAGCGGGCCGGTGCTCTTCGACCCCGGGGACGACAGCCTCGCCTTCCTCGTCCCGGTCGGTACCGCCGCGCGCTGGGTCGGCACCGGGCTGCGCGGCGCGGGCGAGGGCAGCTGGGTGGTGGTGCCGCACCCTGCCCGGCGCGGGCCCGGGCTGCAGTGGCTGGTCGCGCCCGACGGCTCGGGGCGGCTCACCGATCCGATGGCCCTGGAGCTGGCGTTGCACGAGGCCGCGGCCGGGCTCGACGGGCCCCGGGAGCACCGGTGAGGTGTCCGGCGCCCGATGGGCCGCTCTGGTGGCGACGAGGTGTAAGGCCAACCGGGTGATGACCGTCAGTGTGCTCGTTGAGCGGCTACCGGGCGACGACCAGACTGGAGCCCGAGCGCGGTAGCCCCGCGACCCCGACGGCCGGCCGCACCCCTGAGCGCACGGCCGGCGCGCGGATCCGGCGGCAGGCAGACCGCCCGTGACTTGGAGGCAGACGAACCGTGAGCAAGCCCACTGAGAGCGCCGAGAACACCGGGCGTCCGGCCGGCATGGACAAGCACGTCATCCACTGGATCGGCGGCGCGGCGGTGCCGACCGCGGGCACCGCACCCCGCCGCGGCGACCTGTACGACCCGGCCACCGGGCGGGTCTCCGGCCAGGTGGACTTCGCGGGCATCGCCGAGGTCGACCAGGCGGTCGCCGCTGCCGCCGGGGCCTTCGCCGACTGGCGCCACGCCTCGATCGCCAAGCGGACCGCGGTGCTCTTCGCCTTCCGCGAGCTGTTCAACGCGCGCAAGGACGAGCTGGCCGCGATCATCGTCGCCGAGCACGGCAAGGTGCACTCGGACGCGCTCGGCGAGCTGGCCCGTGGCCAGGAGGTGGTCGAGTACGCCTGCGGGATCCCGCAGCTGCTCAAGGGCGGCTTCACCGAGCAGGCCTCCACCGGCATCGACGTCTACTCGATCCGTCAGCCGCTGGGCCCGGTCGCCATCATCTCGCCCTTCAACTTCCCGGCGATGGTGCCGATGTGGTTCTTCGCGATCGCGATCGCGGCGGGCAACACCGTGGTCCTCAAGCCGTCCGAGAAGGACCCGTCGGCGGCGAACTTCATCGCCGGCCTCTGGCAGGAGGCCGGTCTGCCGGACGGCGTCTTCAACGTCGTGCACGGTGACAAGGTCGCGGTCGACCGCCTGCTCGAGCACCCGGACGTCAAGTCCGTCAGCTTCGTCGGCTCCACCCCGATCGCCCGCTACGTCTACGAGACCGGCACCCGGTACGGCAAGCGGGTACAGGCCCTGGGCGGCGCGAAGAACCACATGCTGGTGCTGCCCGACGCCGACCTCGACCTCAGCGCGGACGCGGCCGTGAACGCCGGCTTCGGCGCGGCCGGCGAGCGCTGCATGGCGGTCTCGGTGCTGGTCGCGGTCGACCCGATCGGTGACGAGCTGGTCGAGAAGATCAGGCAGCGGATCGCGACCCTCAAGGTCGGACCCGGCTGCAACGGCGACAGCGAGATGGGCCCGCTGGTCACCGGCCAGCACCGCGACAAGGTGACCTCCTACCTCGAGTCGGGCCTGGCCGACGGCGCGGAGCTGGCCGTGGACGGTCGGACCCACCCGGTCACCGGACAGGACGTGAACGGGCAGGACACCGCCGACGGCTTCTGGCTGGGCCCCACGCTCTTCGACCACGTCAAGCCGGGCATGTCTGTCTACAACGACGAGATCTTCGGCCCGGTGCTCTCGGTGGTCCGGGTCTCCTCCTACGAGGAGGGCCTGGAACTGATCAACGCCAACCCGTACGGCAACGGCACCGCCATCTTCACCAACGACGGCGGCGCGGCCCGGCGCTTCCAGCACGAGGTGGAGGTCGGCATGGTCGGGATCAACGTGCCGATCCCGGTGCCGGTGGCCTACTACTCCTTCGGCGGCTGGAAGGCCTCCCTCTTCGGTGACGCGCACGCGTACGGGGCGGACGGGGTGCAGTTCTTCACCCGCGGCAAGGCGGTGACCCAGCGCTGGCTCGACCCCTCGCACGGGGGGATCAACCTCGGCTTCCCGACCAACAGCTGAGCGGGGCAGCGCTCACCCTGTTCCCCCATGCGGCTCCGGCCGGTCTCTCCCCTGTGGGAGGACCGGCCGGAGCCGTTCAACCGGCGTTTGCATGGCGGCCCCGGAGGGCGTAGCGTGTCCTAGTCGCTCGGCAGGGAGCACCGGACACGCATCGGCGCGGACGGTCCCGGGGCGGCCACTCTCCTGGAACACCATTTCCGACATGAACGTCGGTCGTTGACGCGTCGCTTTTTCGCACGCTTATGCGGCTGGCTTTCTTTGTCGTGCCGGTATTTCAGTGAGTGGGCCGGATTCGCTTTTCGGAGCGGGGCTGGGCTAAAGTTCAACACGTCGGACAGGCCGTCAGGTCGGTTACGGCGAAGGCCTCTTGAGGCCGAGCGGTGCGGAAGACCTGGTAAGGTTGGAAACACCGAGAGCGAGTCGGGAAACGCCGAGAGGCGGGTCTGATAAGCTCGAAGAGAAGAAAGAACGAAGCGCCCGGAGGGGCCACGGAAGTGGCTGCAAAGGAAGCGTCCGTTCCTTGAGAACTCAACAGCGTGCCAAAAGTCAACGCCAGATATGTTGACATCCCCGGCCTCGATCACTGATCGGGGTTGGAGATTCCTTTTGAAGTAAAACACTAGCGAGGACGCAGTGCGCGAGGCCACCCTATTCCGGTGGTTGTCGTGCCGCTCGACGCGGGTGTTGCTCGTGCTTTTAATTAAGCACTGCCGAGCAGACATTCACGGAGAGTTTGATCCTGGCTCAGGACGAACGCTGGCGGCGTGCTTAACACATGCAAGTCGAACGGTGAAGCCCTTCGGGGTGGATCAGTGGCGAACGGGTGAGTAACACGTGGGCAATCTGCCCTGCACTCTGGGACAAGCCCTGGAAACGGGGTCTAATACCGGATACGACCTTCCTCTGCATGGGGGTTGGTGGAAAGCTCCGGCGGTGCAGGATGAGCCCGCGGCCTATCAGCTTGTTGGTGGGGTAATGGCCTACCAAGGCGACGACGGGTAGCCGGCCTGAGAGGGCGACCGGCCACACTGGGACTGAGACACGGCCCAGACTCCTACGGGAGGCAGCAGTGGGG from Kitasatospora sp. NBC_01250 includes these protein-coding regions:
- a CDS encoding PucR family transcriptional regulator, whose product is MLPTVARVLDLDVMRRGLPQVVAGADRLERPVRWVHVSELPDVAGMLQGGELVLTTGIALPEDREGLARYVRELVEIGVAGLVVEFGRRYFDTLPRALVHAAEQRGLPLIVLRRELRFVAVTEAVHALVVNAQLEQLRASEAVHQVFNELAVEGAEPAEVLRQIARMAGAPVVLENLSHQVLAHDPAGRTEDELLDRWERRSRAVRPAGRTGHDPRSGWLVTAVGARGEDWGRLVLVEEPGALPDQEAHPCTMLLERGAATLALNRLLVRDRESLERQTHRTLLAGILTHALTVSEVALRAQALGVPLEGRRLVGVVLRRRGGPLPAALEAQARLRDFTELAATAARASRLPALVGTLDDEGVGLLIALGSQQDEHAALEAFAAALRRLVTDGGKETAAPVVAVGSSVGSVRDARRTLMEATQVADAALHDAPGARAASYYRLPDVRLRGLLHLLRDDARLQTYVERELGPLLAHDAEHGSQLVQLLRVYLEQGRNKSAAADAAHLSRPSFYDRLHKVERILAVDLDQVESCLSLHVALLALDAVRR
- a CDS encoding gamma-aminobutyraldehyde dehydrogenase; translated protein: MDLSDFADGAQYIDGKLSAGTGEEPFEVVNPADGSTVAQVRLASVADVDTAVAAATAALPDWSRATPGARSEVLLRLSTLLAEQAEEFAHVETAQTGKPIKLSSEFDVPGTIDNTAFFAGAARNLEGRAAGEYSGDHTSYVRREAIGVVGSIAPWNYPLQMAAWKILPAIAAGNTVVLKPAELTPLTALMFARAATAAGLPDGVVNVVTGAGRDVGERLAGHPDVAMVSFTGSTPVGRRVAELAAATAKRTHLELGGKAPFVVFADADLEAAVHGAVAGALINSGQDCTAATRAYVQRPLYDAFVAGVAELFAAVRLGDPRDPRTDLGPLVSYTHRDRVAAFVERARGYGATVVTGGAAPDTGHDGTDLTRGAYYRPTLITGAAQESEVVQGEIFGPVLVVLPFDTDDEALRLANDTPYGLAASAWTRDVHRALRATREIAAGCVWVNDHIPIISEMPHGGYKASGYGKDMSQYSLDEYTQVKHVMFDTTAVARKDWHRTVFGDRD
- a CDS encoding CoA-acylating methylmalonate-semialdehyde dehydrogenase, yielding MDKHVIHWIGGAAVPTAGTAPRRGDLYDPATGRVSGQVDFAGIAEVDQAVAAAAGAFADWRHASIAKRTAVLFAFRELFNARKDELAAIIVAEHGKVHSDALGELARGQEVVEYACGIPQLLKGGFTEQASTGIDVYSIRQPLGPVAIISPFNFPAMVPMWFFAIAIAAGNTVVLKPSEKDPSAANFIAGLWQEAGLPDGVFNVVHGDKVAVDRLLEHPDVKSVSFVGSTPIARYVYETGTRYGKRVQALGGAKNHMLVLPDADLDLSADAAVNAGFGAAGERCMAVSVLVAVDPIGDELVEKIRQRIATLKVGPGCNGDSEMGPLVTGQHRDKVTSYLESGLADGAELAVDGRTHPVTGQDVNGQDTADGFWLGPTLFDHVKPGMSVYNDEIFGPVLSVVRVSSYEEGLELINANPYGNGTAIFTNDGGAARRFQHEVEVGMVGINVPIPVPVAYYSFGGWKASLFGDAHAYGADGVQFFTRGKAVTQRWLDPSHGGINLGFPTNS